A genomic window from Streptomyces broussonetiae includes:
- a CDS encoding DUF7342 family protein: MIEVLVVDDDTRVARVNAAYVEKVPGFHVAGEAHSAAQALHQVATLPRLDLVLLDHYLPDDTGLAVVREIRRRGHQTDVIMVTAARDVSTVQAAMRHGALQYLVKPFAFAGLRAKLEAYAELRRTLDGGGEAEQAEVDRIFGALSAPSEPGLPKGHSPTTAELVRQALMNAQGPLSAQEIAERTGVSRQTAQRYLKLLERTGRAHLTLRYGDAGRPEHRYVWATRI; encoded by the coding sequence ATGATCGAGGTCCTGGTCGTGGACGACGACACCCGCGTCGCCCGGGTCAACGCCGCCTATGTCGAGAAGGTCCCGGGGTTCCATGTGGCCGGCGAGGCGCACAGTGCGGCCCAGGCACTGCACCAGGTGGCGACGCTGCCTCGGCTGGACCTGGTCCTCCTGGATCACTACCTGCCGGACGACACCGGTCTCGCGGTCGTCCGGGAGATACGACGGCGCGGCCACCAGACCGACGTGATCATGGTGACGGCGGCACGGGACGTGTCGACCGTGCAGGCGGCGATGCGGCACGGGGCGCTGCAGTACCTGGTGAAGCCCTTCGCCTTCGCCGGTCTGCGGGCCAAGCTGGAGGCGTACGCCGAGCTGCGGCGCACCCTGGACGGCGGCGGCGAGGCCGAACAGGCGGAGGTGGACCGCATCTTCGGGGCCCTGTCCGCGCCGTCGGAGCCCGGCCTGCCCAAGGGGCACTCCCCCACGACGGCCGAGCTGGTCCGCCAGGCGCTGATGAACGCCCAGGGTCCGCTGTCGGCTCAGGAGATCGCCGAGCGGACGGGAGTGAGCCGGCAGACCGCCCAGCGCTATCTCAAGCTCCTGGAGCGCACGGGACGGGCCCATCTGACCCTCAGGTACGGCGACGCGGGCCGCCCGGAACACCGTTACGTGTGGGCGACCCGCATCTGA